In a genomic window of Croceibacterium sp. TMG7-5b_MA50:
- the greA gene encoding transcription elongation factor GreA, which translates to MERVPMLAEGYEKLTADLKALRQERPRIVDAIEEARAHGDLSENAEYHAAKERQGQVEAQIAELEDKVTRAQIIDPATLSGNRIIFGATVTVLDDDEKPQRYQIVGQTEADAKQGRISYDSPLGRALIGKQVGEEVEVTVPSGDRFYLVEKIEFI; encoded by the coding sequence ATGGAAAGAGTGCCGATGCTGGCAGAGGGCTATGAGAAGCTCACCGCCGATCTGAAGGCTCTCCGGCAGGAACGTCCCCGTATCGTGGACGCGATCGAGGAAGCGCGCGCGCATGGCGATCTGTCGGAGAACGCCGAATACCACGCTGCGAAGGAGCGGCAGGGGCAGGTCGAGGCGCAGATCGCCGAGCTGGAAGACAAGGTAACTCGCGCACAGATCATCGATCCGGCAACCTTGTCGGGCAACCGCATCATCTTCGGCGCGACTGTTACCGTGCTCGACGATGATGAGAAGCCGCAGCGTTACCAGATCGTCGGCCAGACCGAAGCGGACGCCAAGCAGGGTCGGATCTCCTACGATTCTCCGCTTGGCCGTGCACTGATCGGCAAGCAAGTGGGCGAGGAGGTCGAGGTCACCGTACCAAGCGGCGATCGCTTCTACCTGGTCGAGAAGATCGAGTTTATCTGA
- a CDS encoding DUF4170 domain-containing protein, with the protein MSKQLLHLVMGGRVKDPQGVDFVDPYSVHVVGVYPSYDEAVEAWRGQAQRTVDDAEMKYVVVHLHRLLEPDLPSA; encoded by the coding sequence ATGAGCAAGCAATTGCTGCATCTGGTAATGGGCGGCCGGGTCAAAGACCCGCAGGGTGTAGATTTCGTCGATCCCTACTCCGTGCATGTCGTCGGCGTGTACCCTAGCTATGATGAAGCGGTCGAAGCATGGCGGGGACAGGCTCAGCGCACCGTGGATGATGCGGAGATGAAGTATGTCGTCGTCCATCTCCATCGCCTTTTGGAACCTGACCTGCCCAGTGCGTGA
- a CDS encoding phage holin family protein encodes MLSDLEAAWTDGKTYVAAELAFQKTRARFATAKLKTVVVFGAAALFVVVLALIGLTVGSILSLATLIGPLAATLVVVALLLLVAFILARRASASWAAVSKAFGSDGDQA; translated from the coding sequence TTGCTAAGTGATCTCGAGGCTGCCTGGACTGACGGCAAGACCTACGTCGCGGCGGAGCTTGCCTTTCAGAAGACGCGTGCTCGCTTCGCCACTGCGAAGCTCAAGACCGTCGTGGTCTTTGGCGCAGCTGCTTTGTTTGTCGTGGTGCTCGCTCTCATCGGTTTGACCGTAGGTAGTATCCTGAGCCTTGCCACGCTGATCGGCCCGCTGGCAGCCACGCTGGTCGTAGTCGCCCTGTTGTTGCTCGTGGCCTTTATTCTTGCGCGGAGAGCCTCCGCTAGCTGGGCTGCCGTCAGCAAGGCATTCGGCAGCGATGGAGATCAGGCATGA
- the eno gene encoding phosphopyruvate hydratase translates to MTAIIDIHAREILDSRGNPTVEVDVLLDDGSFGRAAVPSGASTGAHEAVELRDGDNGRYLGKGVTKAVQAVNGEIAEQIVGLDAEDQRDIDLAMLELDGSANKGRIGANAILGTSLAVAKAAANARGLPLYSYIGGVSAHVLPVPMMNIINGGEHADNPIDFQEFMVMPVGAPSLAEAVRWGAEIFHTLKKGLHQKGLATSVGDEGGFAPNLASTRAALDFIMESVTTAGFTPGKDVMLALDCAATEFFRDGKYEISGEGLSLSPDEMASYLADLCAAYPIKSVEDCMAEDDFAGWKALTDQIGNSVQLVGDDLFVTNPERLRMGIGQGLANSLLVKVNQIGTLTETLEAVSIAQRAGYTAVMSHRSGETEDATIADLAVATNCGQIKTGSLARSDRLAKYNQLIRIEEELGAAAAYAGTGCFGRISS, encoded by the coding sequence ATGACCGCGATCATCGACATTCACGCCCGCGAGATCCTCGACAGTCGCGGCAACCCCACCGTCGAAGTCGATGTGCTGCTCGATGACGGCAGCTTCGGCCGGGCCGCGGTACCCTCAGGTGCCAGCACCGGTGCGCATGAGGCGGTGGAACTGCGTGACGGCGACAATGGGCGCTATCTCGGCAAAGGCGTCACCAAGGCAGTGCAGGCTGTAAACGGCGAGATCGCGGAACAGATCGTCGGCCTTGATGCGGAAGACCAGCGCGACATCGATCTCGCCATGCTGGAACTGGACGGCAGTGCGAACAAGGGCCGTATCGGCGCCAACGCGATCCTGGGCACCAGTCTGGCGGTCGCAAAGGCGGCGGCCAATGCCCGTGGTCTGCCGCTCTATTCTTATATCGGCGGCGTGTCGGCCCACGTGCTGCCGGTGCCGATGATGAACATTATCAATGGCGGCGAACATGCCGACAACCCGATCGACTTCCAGGAATTCATGGTCATGCCCGTCGGCGCGCCCAGCCTGGCGGAGGCGGTGCGCTGGGGTGCGGAAATTTTTCACACGCTGAAGAAGGGCCTGCATCAGAAGGGTCTCGCCACCAGCGTGGGGGATGAGGGCGGCTTTGCGCCGAACCTCGCCAGCACGCGCGCGGCACTCGACTTCATCATGGAATCCGTGACCACGGCTGGGTTCACGCCAGGCAAGGACGTGATGCTGGCACTGGATTGCGCCGCCACCGAGTTCTTCCGTGACGGCAAGTACGAGATTTCGGGCGAGGGCCTCTCGCTCTCCCCTGACGAGATGGCCTCTTACCTCGCCGATCTGTGCGCGGCTTACCCGATCAAGTCGGTTGAGGATTGCATGGCGGAGGATGACTTCGCCGGCTGGAAGGCGCTGACCGATCAGATCGGTAACAGCGTGCAGTTGGTTGGCGACGACCTGTTCGTGACCAACCCGGAAAGGCTGCGCATGGGAATCGGGCAGGGCCTTGCCAATTCGCTGCTGGTGAAGGTCAACCAGATCGGCACCCTGACCGAAACGCTGGAGGCGGTCAGCATCGCACAGCGCGCCGGCTACACCGCGGTGATGAGCCACCGGTCAGGCGAGACCGAGGATGCAACCATCGCGGATCTGGCAGTCGCCACCAATTGCGGGCAGATCAAGACGGGCTCGCTCGCCAGGTCGGACCGGTTGGCCAAGTATAATCAGCTCATCCGGATCGAGGAAGAACTGGGTGCCGCGGCAGCCTATGCCGGCACCGGGTGCTTCGGTCGCATCAGCTCCTGA
- a CDS encoding aldo/keto reductase, which produces MTDHPCLAGLPLVLGGNVFGWTADEAASFAVLDRFYEGGGRMIDTAQGYSDWVPGHQGGESETMIGRWLAKSGVRAEMRIGTKTGMHGETGDLRPERVAAELDRSLERLGTDYIDLYYAHRDDTATPQDEVAAGFDALVESGVVRETGASNFTLARLASLNEAAHRAGTRRFTVLQNEYNLVSRDEYGADLQAYCLTHGIAMLPFYGLASGFLTGKYRERSDLAGQARGGGIGPLLERGRPVLDAMDAVAAETGAALGSIALAWLAAQPGIAAPIASARTPAQLDIQFEAATLELSPDQLSRLTAAGL; this is translated from the coding sequence ATGACCGATCATCCGTGCCTTGCCGGGCTCCCGCTGGTTCTGGGCGGAAATGTATTTGGCTGGACCGCTGACGAGGCCGCCAGCTTTGCCGTTCTCGACCGCTTCTACGAAGGCGGCGGACGGATGATCGACACGGCGCAGGGCTATTCCGACTGGGTACCGGGGCATCAGGGCGGCGAAAGCGAGACGATGATCGGCCGCTGGTTGGCGAAGAGCGGCGTGCGTGCAGAGATGCGGATTGGCACCAAGACTGGCATGCATGGCGAGACAGGTGATCTGCGTCCCGAACGTGTCGCGGCCGAGCTAGACCGATCGCTGGAACGGCTCGGTACCGACTACATCGATTTGTATTATGCCCATCGGGACGACACCGCGACGCCACAGGACGAGGTAGCCGCCGGCTTCGATGCCTTGGTGGAGAGCGGCGTGGTGCGGGAAACCGGGGCTTCCAATTTTACTCTTGCCCGGCTGGCGTCACTCAATGAGGCCGCTCATCGGGCGGGCACGCGGCGGTTCACGGTGCTGCAGAACGAATACAATTTGGTTAGCCGTGACGAATATGGCGCCGACCTGCAGGCCTATTGCTTAACGCATGGCATCGCCATGCTGCCCTTCTATGGCCTTGCCTCCGGATTTCTGACCGGCAAGTACCGTGAGCGGAGCGATCTGGCGGGTCAGGCGCGTGGCGGCGGCATCGGGCCGCTGCTGGAGCGTGGGCGGCCGGTGCTCGACGCCATGGATGCAGTCGCGGCCGAGACGGGCGCCGCGCTTGGTTCGATCGCGCTCGCCTGGCTGGCGGCTCAGCCGGGTATCGCCGCACCGATCGCCAGTGCGCGTACGCCCGCGCAGCTCGACATCCAGTTCGAGGCGGCGACCCTGGAGCTCTCGCCCGACCAGCTCAGCCGCCTTACCGCGGCCGGTCTCTGA
- the ribH gene encoding 6,7-dimethyl-8-ribityllumazine synthase, giving the protein MASFLIVEARFYAHLNDMLIAGARTALETAGHDVEVLTVPGALEIPGAIAAAVESGQYDGFVALGVVIRGETYHFDIVAGESARAIMALTLDGVPIGNGILTTENETQAIVRADPAQANKGAGAAEAAMALLDIRNRFA; this is encoded by the coding sequence ATGGCCAGTTTCCTGATCGTCGAAGCGCGCTTCTACGCGCACCTGAACGACATGCTGATCGCCGGCGCCCGGACCGCGCTGGAGACCGCCGGCCATGACGTCGAGGTACTGACCGTGCCTGGCGCACTGGAGATCCCCGGCGCCATAGCCGCGGCAGTCGAGAGCGGCCAATATGACGGGTTTGTCGCGCTGGGCGTGGTCATCCGCGGCGAGACCTACCATTTCGACATCGTCGCCGGCGAGAGTGCACGTGCGATCATGGCGCTTACGCTGGACGGTGTGCCGATCGGCAACGGTATTCTGACCACGGAGAACGAGACGCAGGCGATTGTGCGCGCAGATCCTGCCCAGGCCAACAAGGGCGCCGGGGCGGCCGAGGCGGCGATGGCGTTGCTGGATATCCGCAATCGGTTTGCATGA
- the ribB gene encoding 3,4-dihydroxy-2-butanone-4-phosphate synthase, giving the protein MSDNVINRTRQLVASGQMTRAGLARAAGLHPNTLRDCNDPAWNPTAETLRKLEQFLDENDTDDAVLVSIEEIIDEARNGRMFILVDDEDRENEGDIIVPAQMATPDAINFMVTHGRGLVCLALSPQRVAQLQLEPMSRKNRSRMETAFTTSIEAREGISTGISAADRARTVAVAIDATKGAEDVVSPGHVFPLIAREGGVLVRAGHTEASVDISRLAGLNPSAVICEVLNEDGSMSRLDDLIAFGRKHGLKIATIRDLIAYRRKHDHLVERRNEAIFTSRWGGEWRAISFWNKATCGETLALVKGRIDPAQPTLVRMHSMSVFDDIFGQEGARSSLLAQAMCAIGDEGSGVVVLISRPGQDFASRAIRNLGSASRDVDGAPVEQRDYGVGAQILTELGVSDMVLLTNTRHSLVGLEGYGLSIVGERPIKQSEDDA; this is encoded by the coding sequence ATGAGCGACAATGTCATTAACCGAACTCGCCAGCTTGTTGCCAGTGGGCAAATGACCCGGGCCGGTCTGGCGAGGGCCGCAGGCCTGCACCCGAACACGTTGCGTGACTGCAATGACCCCGCCTGGAATCCCACGGCGGAGACACTGCGCAAGCTCGAGCAGTTCCTCGACGAGAATGACACGGATGATGCCGTCCTCGTAAGTATCGAGGAGATCATTGACGAAGCGCGCAACGGCCGCATGTTCATCCTGGTGGATGACGAGGATCGCGAGAACGAAGGCGATATCATCGTCCCTGCACAGATGGCTACGCCGGATGCCATCAACTTCATGGTGACTCACGGGCGCGGATTGGTGTGCCTCGCCCTTTCGCCGCAGCGCGTGGCTCAGTTGCAGCTGGAACCCATGAGCCGCAAGAACCGCAGCCGGATGGAGACCGCCTTCACCACCAGTATCGAGGCGCGGGAAGGTATCAGCACCGGCATCAGTGCCGCGGACCGTGCGCGCACGGTTGCCGTCGCCATCGATGCGACCAAGGGTGCGGAGGATGTCGTCAGCCCGGGTCACGTCTTCCCCTTGATCGCGCGGGAGGGCGGCGTTCTGGTCCGGGCGGGCCATACAGAGGCATCGGTGGACATCTCCCGCCTCGCCGGCCTCAATCCCAGCGCCGTGATCTGCGAGGTCCTGAACGAGGACGGCAGCATGTCCCGGCTGGACGATCTTATCGCCTTCGGGCGCAAGCACGGTCTCAAGATCGCCACCATTCGTGACCTCATCGCCTATCGCCGCAAGCACGACCATCTGGTGGAGCGGCGGAACGAAGCGATATTCACCAGCCGGTGGGGTGGCGAATGGCGAGCCATCAGCTTCTGGAACAAGGCCACGTGTGGCGAGACGCTGGCCTTGGTGAAGGGGCGCATCGATCCGGCTCAGCCAACTCTGGTACGCATGCATTCCATGTCTGTTTTCGACGACATCTTCGGTCAGGAGGGTGCCCGTTCCAGCCTGCTGGCCCAGGCCATGTGCGCCATCGGGGATGAAGGCAGCGGCGTGGTCGTGCTGATAAGCCGGCCAGGGCAGGATTTCGCCAGCCGAGCAATTCGCAATCTTGGCAGCGCGTCCCGCGATGTCGATGGCGCCCCGGTTGAACAGCGGGATTACGGGGTGGGTGCGCAGATCCTGACCGAACTGGGTGTCAGCGACATGGTCCTGCTCACCAACACCCGCCATTCGCTGGTCGGCCTGGAAGGCTACGGCCTTTCAATCGTCGGCGAACGACCCATCAAACAATCTGAGGACGATGCCTGA
- a CDS encoding flavin reductase family protein has translation MSENQPAIRETFRMAMRHIASTVHAITALHAHECHGILATAVSSLSFDPPSLLVCINQAASLHSPITQAELFGVNVLGLDNRDVAERFAEARGAERFSVGDWSIDHGAPVLLGAQSAMLCRRVDCHTFGTHTIVVGELVEAWHRQNGAPLTYYDRSYIDISAAPVSTL, from the coding sequence GTGAGCGAGAATCAGCCTGCCATCCGCGAAACCTTCCGCATGGCGATGCGCCACATCGCATCGACGGTTCACGCGATCACTGCACTCCATGCGCACGAGTGCCACGGCATCCTGGCGACGGCGGTGAGTTCGCTCAGCTTTGATCCCCCATCGCTGCTCGTCTGCATCAACCAGGCCGCCTCGCTGCACTCCCCGATCACTCAGGCGGAGCTGTTCGGCGTGAATGTGCTTGGGCTCGACAACCGTGACGTGGCGGAACGCTTCGCCGAAGCACGGGGGGCTGAACGATTTTCTGTCGGGGATTGGTCCATCGATCACGGTGCGCCCGTACTGCTGGGCGCACAGTCGGCGATGCTGTGCCGCCGTGTCGATTGCCATACCTTCGGCACGCACACGATCGTGGTGGGGGAACTGGTCGAGGCCTGGCACCGGCAGAATGGTGCGCCGCTAACCTACTACGATCGCAGCTACATCGACATTTCGGCAGCGCCAGTCAGCACGCTCTAA
- a CDS encoding M48 family metallopeptidase encodes MAVSLPAHAQGLDELITLDARAGMVAERLLSANSPLCRSHAPLTGMVLHSRDQYKGDWADRLFVAGPLAVATVLPGSPAAEAGVQPGDTIISIGGEIPVTDGGTLREAGVALLAARWQPGTPLSVQVSRSGTAHQAGLYPVAGCDVTVEVTTDDGMAARTDGQIIQLGHRLVQAASDSDLAVILAHELGHVILRHRERLHAAHGGDKAPQKYRRHAEEEADRLSPYLVANSGLNPALVPDFWRSPLGRRVNRGLLRDRAYPPTSERVRQTQVEATALAAGRLPVPPDLLASRDQAIITDD; translated from the coding sequence TTGGCCGTCAGCCTTCCCGCTCACGCCCAAGGGCTGGACGAACTGATTACCCTGGATGCTCGTGCCGGGATGGTGGCGGAACGGCTACTTTCGGCGAATAGTCCGCTATGCCGCAGCCATGCGCCACTGACGGGGATGGTCCTGCACAGCCGGGACCAGTACAAAGGCGACTGGGCAGACCGTTTGTTTGTCGCCGGTCCTTTGGCGGTTGCAACGGTACTGCCCGGCTCGCCTGCTGCGGAAGCCGGGGTGCAACCCGGTGACACCATCATCTCCATTGGTGGTGAGATCCCGGTCACTGACGGCGGAACTTTGCGGGAAGCGGGTGTGGCGCTGCTCGCCGCGCGATGGCAACCAGGCACGCCGCTAAGCGTGCAGGTGAGCCGGAGCGGAACCGCCCATCAGGCCGGACTGTATCCGGTAGCCGGCTGCGATGTTACAGTCGAGGTCACGACTGACGACGGCATGGCAGCGCGAACCGACGGGCAGATCATCCAGCTAGGTCATCGCCTGGTACAGGCCGCAAGCGACAGCGACCTGGCCGTGATCCTTGCGCACGAGCTCGGGCATGTCATCCTGCGCCATCGTGAGCGGCTGCATGCCGCACACGGGGGAGACAAGGCTCCGCAGAAATACCGCCGACATGCAGAGGAAGAAGCAGACCGGCTGTCGCCCTATCTCGTGGCGAATAGCGGGCTGAATCCGGCCCTGGTGCCGGATTTCTGGCGCAGTCCACTCGGTCGACGCGTCAACCGCGGCCTCCTGCGTGACCGCGCTTACCCGCCGACTTCCGAACGAGTGCGCCAGACCCAAGTTGAAGCGACCGCCCTTGCCGCCGGCCGCTTGCCGGTCCCGCCGGACCTACTGGCCAGCCGGGACCAGGCGATCATCACCGATGATTAG
- a CDS encoding Rne/Rng family ribonuclease: MATRMLIDARHPEETRVAVLQGNRIEEFDFESAEHKQIKGNIYLAKVTRVEPSLQAAFVDFGGNRHGFLAFSEIHPDYYQIPQQDREALIAAEQEQADEEAALRAEEDDEDGDDDYLAGEDGVEEIDTDEKDDVATIEDGHVDDSAEDEDGEQADSAASSRPRRQGRRTGSRAKELDELKAKRMALRRRYKIQDVIQRRQVLLVQVVKEERGNKGAALTTYLSLAGRYCVLMPNSSHGGGISRKISSGADRKRLKQIVSELSLPRSMGLIVRTAGLQRTKTEIKRDFDYLARLWDEIRETTMASSAPALIHSDSDLIKRAIRDIYNREIEEVVVEGEEGFRSARAFMKLLMPSHVKRVKAYSDPVPLFQRYGAEDQLSAMYDPMVQLKSGGYLVINPTEALVSIDINSGRSTKEHGIEQTAVATNLEAAREIARQLRLRDMAGLVVIDFIDMEYSSNIRKVEKAMKDALKNDRARIQVGRISGFGLMEMSRQRLRTGVLEATTRSCPHCDGTGLVRTASSAGLSALRMIEDEAAKGRGTVISLFASTEATIYLLNVKRADLAEIESRYGVRVEVLPEGEEEGAKMRAVSSGPRPVAPPRFDPIVDEIEFDDEPEEIEDEEEEDFEAEEQTSDPARQGDSDEDGDGRKKRRRRRRGGRNRNKRQGDEGESDVASTDGAEDDSDVADDEADEAETRGDTSVEAAEGEGAPRKRRRRGGRRRRREGDAGEMSVETASDTDETPEAELAEEAPLVDAADAAPAVDPSAIEDEVEPTPAKPKRTRRKKVEEPAEASAEPAPEPVEEAPAKPKRTRRKKVEEPAEASVEPAPEPLEEAPAKPKRTRRKKVETTEVEAPAELVEAAVAEPEAEPEPAEAGAGDATAGASPRRGWWQRTFGA; encoded by the coding sequence ATGGCAACACGCATGCTGATCGATGCGCGCCACCCGGAAGAAACGCGGGTGGCGGTGCTGCAGGGCAACCGCATTGAAGAATTCGATTTTGAATCTGCCGAACACAAGCAGATCAAGGGCAACATCTATCTCGCCAAGGTAACCCGCGTCGAACCGTCGCTGCAGGCAGCGTTCGTCGATTTCGGTGGCAACCGGCACGGTTTCCTCGCCTTCAGCGAGATTCATCCTGACTACTACCAGATTCCGCAGCAGGACCGCGAGGCGCTGATCGCGGCCGAGCAGGAGCAGGCTGACGAGGAAGCCGCCCTGCGTGCCGAGGAAGATGACGAGGACGGCGACGACGATTACCTCGCCGGCGAGGATGGCGTCGAAGAGATTGATACCGACGAGAAGGACGACGTCGCCACCATCGAGGATGGCCATGTCGATGACAGCGCCGAAGACGAGGATGGCGAGCAGGCCGATAGCGCGGCCTCTTCCCGCCCCCGCCGACAAGGCCGCCGCACCGGCTCGCGCGCCAAGGAGCTAGACGAGCTGAAGGCAAAGCGGATGGCATTGCGCCGCCGCTACAAGATCCAGGATGTAATTCAGCGGCGCCAGGTGCTGTTGGTGCAGGTCGTCAAGGAGGAACGCGGCAACAAGGGTGCCGCGCTCACCACGTATCTGTCGCTGGCCGGCCGTTACTGTGTGCTGATGCCCAATTCCAGCCATGGCGGCGGAATCAGCCGCAAGATCAGCAGCGGTGCCGATCGCAAGCGGCTGAAGCAGATCGTTTCCGAACTCAGCCTGCCTCGCTCCATGGGTCTGATTGTCCGCACCGCCGGGCTGCAGCGCACCAAGACGGAGATCAAGCGCGACTTCGATTACCTCGCCCGTTTGTGGGACGAGATCCGCGAAACGACGATGGCCAGCAGCGCACCCGCGCTGATCCATTCGGACAGCGACCTTATCAAGCGTGCGATCCGCGACATCTACAATCGTGAGATCGAGGAGGTCGTGGTCGAGGGTGAGGAAGGCTTCCGCTCCGCACGCGCCTTCATGAAGCTGCTGATGCCAAGCCACGTGAAGCGAGTGAAGGCCTATTCCGATCCGGTGCCGCTGTTCCAGCGCTATGGTGCTGAAGATCAGCTGTCCGCCATGTATGATCCGATGGTGCAGCTGAAGAGCGGCGGCTACCTGGTCATCAACCCGACCGAAGCACTGGTTTCGATCGACATCAACTCCGGCCGCTCCACCAAGGAGCACGGGATCGAGCAAACCGCCGTCGCCACCAATTTGGAGGCCGCGCGCGAGATCGCCCGCCAGCTGCGCCTGCGCGACATGGCCGGTCTGGTCGTGATCGACTTCATCGACATGGAATATTCCAGCAACATCCGGAAGGTCGAAAAGGCCATGAAGGATGCGCTGAAGAACGACCGTGCGCGCATCCAGGTGGGCCGCATCTCCGGCTTCGGCCTTATGGAAATGAGTCGGCAGCGGCTGCGCACCGGTGTGCTGGAAGCGACGACGCGTTCCTGCCCGCATTGCGACGGTACGGGCCTGGTACGGACCGCCAGCAGCGCGGGCCTGTCCGCCCTGCGCATGATCGAGGACGAGGCGGCGAAGGGTCGCGGCACTGTGATCTCCCTGTTCGCCTCCACCGAGGCAACGATCTACCTGCTCAACGTCAAGCGCGCCGACCTGGCGGAGATCGAAAGCCGTTATGGCGTGCGCGTAGAAGTTCTGCCGGAAGGCGAGGAAGAGGGCGCCAAGATGCGCGCCGTCAGCAGCGGCCCACGCCCTGTCGCTCCTCCCCGCTTCGACCCGATCGTCGACGAGATCGAATTCGACGACGAGCCGGAGGAAATCGAGGACGAGGAAGAAGAGGACTTCGAAGCCGAGGAGCAGACCTCTGACCCTGCAAGGCAGGGCGATAGCGACGAAGATGGAGACGGCCGCAAGAAGCGTCGTCGGCGTCGTCGGGGCGGTCGCAACCGCAACAAGCGCCAGGGTGACGAGGGCGAGAGCGATGTCGCCAGCACCGATGGGGCCGAAGATGACAGCGACGTCGCCGATGACGAGGCTGACGAGGCTGAAACGCGCGGCGACACGTCCGTCGAGGCTGCGGAAGGCGAGGGTGCGCCACGCAAGCGGCGCCGGCGCGGCGGTCGCCGCCGGCGGCGCGAGGGTGACGCCGGTGAGATGTCGGTCGAAACTGCCAGCGACACGGATGAGACGCCCGAAGCCGAGCTTGCGGAAGAGGCTCCGCTGGTGGACGCCGCCGACGCCGCCCCGGCGGTCGATCCTAGTGCGATCGAGGACGAGGTAGAGCCTACTCCGGCGAAGCCCAAGCGCACTCGCCGCAAGAAGGTCGAGGAGCCTGCCGAAGCATCGGCCGAGCCGGCGCCGGAGCCGGTGGAGGAAGCGCCGGCCAAGCCGAAGCGTACCCGCCGCAAGAAGGTGGAGGAGCCCGCCGAAGCATCGGTCGAGCCTGCGCCGGAGCCGCTGGAGGAAGCGCCGGCCAAGCCGAAGCGTACTCGCCGCAAGAAGGTGGAGACGACCGAGGTCGAGGCTCCCGCCGAGCTGGTGGAAGCGGCCGTCGCTGAACCTGAAGCCGAGCCGGAGCCTGCCGAGGCGGGCGCTGGCGATGCGACTGCCGGCGCATCGCCGCGGCGCGGATGGTGGCAGCGCACCTTCGGAGCCTGA